A window of Selenomonas ruminantium subsp. lactilytica TAM6421 contains these coding sequences:
- a CDS encoding dicarboxylate/amino acid:cation symporter, with product MSEKKHNSLDRLGIWIIGATVLGAAAGLVLGKDAHMLAPLGNLFMQLIKMVVVPLVLFSLIGGAASLGKSSSAGKIGLLTFGYYGITTAVAVALGLAASEIFQPGRGIEMTTLSEAAIHVDHMEESTKIPGFWETVTGFVPTNPFQALVDGNILQIIVFALFMGFAATYLEDHKKNYVLNFFNYLTELFIKVMTGIMYVAPIGVFCLMADATGTFGYEVLTKILYLILLYVLVLAIVTYGMIGGSVAMFSRCTTYKQFFQSMWKVQVFAFSTASSIATLPLNMNTATTELGVSKETTSFALPLGATINMNGNAAYYAMAATFIAQMYGMELSLPQYIAIIITSTLGAVGQAGVPGPTLLVVAVLVSAGIPIDALPILFGVDRIFDMLRTAVNITGDAACATIVDRFREIQAVDEQAALTDSLPET from the coding sequence ATGTCAGAAAAGAAACACAACAGCCTTGACCGGCTGGGAATTTGGATCATCGGGGCCACTGTGCTTGGTGCCGCCGCAGGCTTGGTATTGGGTAAGGATGCCCATATGCTGGCCCCGTTGGGCAATCTCTTCATGCAGCTCATCAAGATGGTAGTCGTGCCCTTGGTGCTCTTCTCCCTGATTGGCGGCGCTGCCTCCCTGGGAAAATCCAGCAGTGCGGGCAAGATTGGCCTGCTGACCTTTGGCTATTACGGCATTACCACAGCCGTGGCCGTTGCGCTCGGTTTGGCCGCCAGTGAGATCTTCCAGCCGGGGCGGGGCATCGAGATGACCACTTTGTCAGAAGCTGCCATCCATGTGGACCATATGGAAGAAAGCACGAAGATCCCGGGCTTCTGGGAAACGGTAACGGGCTTTGTCCCCACCAACCCATTCCAGGCGCTGGTGGACGGCAACATCCTGCAGATCATCGTCTTTGCTCTGTTCATGGGCTTTGCCGCCACTTATCTGGAAGATCACAAGAAAAACTATGTACTGAATTTCTTCAACTACCTGACGGAATTATTCATCAAGGTCATGACGGGCATCATGTATGTGGCTCCCATCGGCGTCTTCTGCCTGATGGCTGATGCCACGGGCACCTTCGGCTACGAAGTGCTCACCAAGATTCTCTATCTAATCCTTCTCTACGTATTGGTGCTGGCCATCGTCACCTATGGCATGATTGGCGGCTCTGTGGCCATGTTCTCCCGCTGCACCACTTACAAGCAGTTCTTCCAAAGCATGTGGAAAGTACAGGTCTTTGCCTTCTCCACGGCTTCCTCCATTGCCACGCTGCCCCTGAACATGAACACGGCCACCACGGAACTGGGTGTGTCCAAGGAGACCACGTCCTTTGCCCTGCCCCTGGGCGCCACCATCAATATGAACGGCAATGCCGCTTATTATGCCATGGCCGCCACTTTCATCGCCCAGATGTATGGCATGGAATTATCCCTGCCGCAGTACATTGCCATCATCATCACCAGTACCCTGGGGGCCGTTGGTCAGGCCGGTGTGCCCGGACCGACGCTTCTGGTGGTAGCTGTGCTGGTATCTGCCGGCATTCCCATCGATGCCCTGCCCATCCTCTTCGGCGTGGACAGAATTTTTGACATGCTGCGCACTGCCGTCAACATCACCGGCGATGCCGCCTGCGCTACCATTGTGGACAGATTCCGGGAAATTCAGGCTGTTGATGAGCAGGCTGCCCTGACAGACAGTCTCCCGGAAACCTAA
- a CDS encoding VOC family protein — MIKFDHNNLNVLDLERSMKFYKEALGLTEVRRINGEGFIIVYLGDEEGSDHKLELTWLADRKEPYNLGDNEFHLAFRTDEFDAVHKKHADMGCICYENEAMGIYFIVNPDGYWLEVLPPVVKVNE; from the coding sequence ATGATTAAGTTTGACCATAACAATCTGAATGTGCTGGATCTGGAGCGCAGCATGAAGTTCTATAAGGAAGCTTTGGGACTTACGGAAGTGCGCCGTATCAATGGCGAGGGCTTTATCATCGTTTACCTGGGGGATGAAGAGGGCAGCGATCATAAGCTGGAACTGACCTGGCTGGCAGATCGTAAGGAGCCCTATAATCTGGGGGACAACGAATTCCATCTGGCTTTCCGGACCGATGAATTCGATGCTGTGCATAAAAAGCATGCGGACATGGGCTGCATCTGCTATGAAAATGAGGCCATGGGGATCTATTTCATCGTAAATCCGGATGGCTACTGGCTGGAAGTATTGCCGCCGGTGGTGAAAGTAAACGAGTAA
- the trpC gene encoding indole-3-glycerol phosphate synthase TrpC translates to MNVLERLAAHAAERVAAAKGQKPLAQVRREAESLPKGEFPFKRALAHKDLSFICECKKASPSKGLIAPHFPYLEIAKDYEAAGADAISVLTEPSEFLGSDRYLQEITAAVQTPCLRKDFTIDEYMIYEAKVLGASAVLLICSLLETERIKEYMAVAADVGLSALVEAHDEWEIESALKAGAEIIGVNNRNLKDFSVDIESSGRLRSMVPPEVLFVSESGVKSAADVQRAKAMGADAILVGEALMRSADKNAMLADFYAAADRRRENLQ, encoded by the coding sequence ATGAACGTATTGGAACGATTAGCAGCTCATGCTGCCGAGAGGGTGGCCGCCGCCAAAGGTCAGAAGCCGCTGGCGCAGGTGCGGCGGGAAGCGGAGTCCCTGCCTAAGGGTGAGTTCCCGTTCAAACGGGCACTAGCCCATAAGGATCTGTCCTTTATCTGCGAATGCAAGAAGGCATCGCCCTCCAAAGGGTTGATTGCGCCGCATTTTCCTTATTTAGAGATTGCCAAGGATTATGAGGCGGCTGGTGCCGATGCCATTTCGGTGCTGACAGAACCCAGCGAGTTTTTGGGCAGTGACCGTTATCTGCAGGAGATTACGGCAGCAGTACAGACGCCCTGCCTGCGCAAGGATTTCACCATTGACGAATACATGATTTATGAAGCTAAGGTGCTGGGGGCTTCGGCCGTGCTGCTGATCTGCTCCTTGCTGGAAACGGAACGCATCAAGGAATATATGGCCGTGGCAGCCGACGTAGGACTGTCGGCGCTGGTGGAAGCTCATGATGAATGGGAAATCGAAAGCGCCCTGAAAGCCGGAGCCGAGATCATCGGCGTCAATAACCGCAATCTCAAGGATTTTTCCGTGGATATCGAAAGCAGCGGGCGGCTGCGGAGCATGGTGCCGCCTGAGGTGCTGTTCGTATCAGAAAGCGGCGTGAAGTCGGCTGCTGATGTGCAGCGGGCCAAGGCCATGGGTGCGGATGCCATACTGGTGGGCGAAGCACTGATGCGCAGTGCAGATAAGAATGCGATGCTGGCGGATTTCTATGCCGCTGCTGATAGACGAAGGGAGAATTTGCAATGA
- a CDS encoding L-lactate dehydrogenase, translating to MFKPHKLAIIGLGHVGSAVLARAIACQLAADIACIDIKPGVAHGEALDAVHSLSCSYVPGIHVHSGGFEECADADVIICDAGPSILPGQKMDRLTLAKENITVIRDVMKEVTKYTREAVFIMITNPLDITTYVAATEFGYPLGRLFGTGTTLETMRLKSIIGRHYHVDASDVQGYMLGEHGNSAFPAWSTVNIGGVPLDSLDEFYDHEKELDREEIAQEVVNTAYDVLQSKGWTNTGIAMGACRLAKAVLFDEHAVLPVSTPFNGEYGLNDVALSLPSIIGKNGVEKRIPLNLPADELELLQKSAESVKNVMRANKVID from the coding sequence GTGTTTAAGCCACACAAATTAGCAATCATAGGATTAGGTCATGTAGGTTCTGCGGTTTTAGCCCGGGCCATCGCCTGCCAGCTGGCAGCTGATATTGCCTGCATTGACATCAAGCCGGGAGTCGCTCATGGCGAGGCGCTGGATGCCGTGCATTCGCTGTCCTGCAGCTATGTACCGGGGATTCATGTCCATTCCGGCGGCTTCGAGGAATGTGCGGACGCTGATGTGATCATCTGTGACGCCGGCCCCAGCATCCTGCCGGGACAGAAGATGGACAGACTCACACTGGCCAAGGAAAACATTACAGTTATTCGTGATGTAATGAAAGAGGTTACCAAGTATACCCGAGAGGCTGTCTTCATCATGATCACCAATCCCCTGGATATCACGACTTATGTGGCCGCTACGGAATTTGGCTATCCACTGGGCCGTCTGTTCGGTACAGGCACCACGCTGGAAACCATGCGCCTCAAGAGCATCATCGGCAGACATTACCATGTGGATGCTTCCGATGTGCAGGGTTATATGCTCGGTGAGCATGGCAATTCCGCCTTCCCGGCCTGGAGTACCGTGAATATTGGCGGCGTGCCTTTGGACAGTCTCGATGAGTTCTATGACCATGAAAAAGAATTGGACCGCGAGGAAATCGCTCAGGAAGTCGTCAATACGGCCTATGATGTGCTGCAGTCCAAGGGCTGGACCAATACAGGCATTGCCATGGGAGCCTGCCGTCTGGCCAAGGCAGTCCTGTTTGATGAACATGCTGTACTGCCGGTATCGACGCCCTTCAATGGTGAATATGGCCTGAATGATGTGGCCTTGTCTCTGCCCAGCATCATCGGCAAAAATGGCGTAGAAAAGCGCATCCCGCTGAATCTGCCGGCTGATGAACTGGAACTCTTGCAGAAGAGTGCAGAAAGTGTCAAGAATGTGATGCGGGCCAACAAGGTTATAGACTAA
- the trpD gene encoding anthranilate phosphoribosyltransferase produces MIEEAIMKIVDKEDLTYDEAYAVMNEIMSGETSPTQNAAFLAALSTKSARAETTEEIAGCAAAMRDHALKVDTGMDICDIVGTGGDHSQSFNISTTASIVAAAGGVKVAKHGNRAASSKCGTADCLEALGVNIQQSPEMCKKLLQEVGMCFFFAQKYHASMKYVGAIRKELGVRTVFNILGPLTNPGSPTRQLLGVYDEYLVAPLAHVLSSLGVKRGMVVYGKNKLDEISLSAPTAVCEIRDGWVKAYTIKPEDFGMERCMKDDLKGGNPQENAAITRSILQGEKGHKRNAVLLNAGAALYINGKAETLAGGIELAAELIDSGKAMQTLEKLIEVSNQAEAVA; encoded by the coding sequence ATGATTGAAGAAGCTATTATGAAGATTGTGGACAAAGAGGATCTGACCTATGATGAGGCCTATGCCGTGATGAATGAGATCATGAGCGGGGAGACTTCCCCCACCCAGAATGCAGCTTTTCTGGCGGCACTGTCCACCAAGAGTGCCCGGGCAGAGACCACCGAGGAGATTGCCGGCTGTGCTGCGGCCATGCGTGACCATGCGCTGAAGGTGGATACGGGCATGGATATCTGCGATATCGTAGGCACCGGCGGCGACCATAGCCAGAGCTTCAATATCTCCACGACGGCCAGCATTGTGGCGGCTGCCGGCGGCGTCAAGGTGGCCAAGCACGGCAACCGCGCTGCATCCTCCAAATGCGGCACCGCAGATTGCCTCGAGGCTTTGGGAGTCAATATCCAGCAGAGCCCGGAAATGTGCAAGAAGCTCCTGCAGGAAGTGGGCATGTGCTTCTTCTTTGCCCAGAAATATCATGCGTCTATGAAATATGTAGGTGCTATCCGCAAGGAACTGGGGGTGCGCACGGTGTTCAACATCTTAGGACCCCTGACCAATCCGGGCAGCCCCACCCGTCAGCTGTTGGGCGTCTATGATGAATACCTTGTGGCGCCGCTGGCGCATGTGCTCAGCAGCTTGGGCGTGAAGCGGGGCATGGTGGTCTATGGCAAGAATAAATTAGATGAGATTTCCCTGTCGGCACCTACGGCAGTCTGTGAGATCCGGGATGGCTGGGTGAAGGCTTATACCATCAAGCCCGAGGATTTCGGCATGGAACGCTGCATGAAAGATGACCTCAAGGGCGGCAATCCCCAGGAAAATGCGGCAATCACCCGCAGTATCCTGCAGGGCGAGAAGGGCCATAAGCGCAATGCGGTGCTGCTGAATGCCGGCGCGGCCCTCTATATCAATGGCAAGGCTGAAACACTGGCAGGTGGGATCGAACTGGCAGCTGAGCTGATCGACTCTGGCAAGGCCATGCAGACATTGGAAAAACTAATTGAAGTCAGCAATCAGGCGGAGGCTGTGGCATGA
- the trpB gene encoding tryptophan synthase subunit beta — protein sequence MTNPQGRFGIHGGQYIPETLMNAIIELEEAYNHYKNDPEFQKELTELLNDYAGRPSRLYYAEKMSKDLGGAKIYLKREDLNHTGAHKINNVLGQALLAKKMGKTRLIAETGAGQHGVATATAAALMGMECVVFMGKEDTERQALNVYRMRLLGAKVVPVTSGTATLKDAVSEAMREWTTRISDTHYCLGSVMGPHPFPTIVRDFQAVISQEIKSQMLAKEGRLPDVVMACVGGGSNAIGSFYHFIEDKEVKLIGCEAAGRGIDTFETAATINTGRLGIFHGMKSYFCQDENGQIAPVYSISAGLDYPGVGPEHAHLHDIGRAEYVAVTDDEAVDAFEYLSRMEGIIPAIESSHAIAYAMKLAPKMDKDKIIVVTVSGRGDKDCAAIARYRGEDIHE from the coding sequence ATGACGAATCCACAGGGACGCTTTGGTATTCATGGTGGGCAGTACATTCCTGAAACGCTTATGAATGCCATCATTGAACTGGAAGAAGCTTACAATCACTATAAAAATGATCCGGAATTCCAGAAGGAACTGACAGAACTGCTGAATGACTATGCGGGCAGACCTTCCCGTTTGTACTATGCCGAGAAAATGTCCAAAGATCTGGGCGGGGCCAAAATCTATCTCAAACGTGAGGATCTCAATCATACCGGTGCGCATAAGATCAACAATGTCCTGGGGCAGGCCCTGCTGGCCAAGAAGATGGGCAAGACGCGACTGATTGCTGAAACCGGTGCAGGCCAGCATGGTGTGGCCACGGCTACGGCAGCAGCGCTGATGGGCATGGAATGCGTGGTCTTCATGGGCAAGGAGGATACGGAGCGTCAGGCCCTCAATGTTTACCGCATGCGCCTGTTGGGTGCCAAGGTAGTGCCCGTCACTTCCGGCACGGCAACCCTCAAGGACGCAGTATCCGAGGCTATGCGGGAATGGACCACCCGCATCAGCGATACCCATTATTGCTTAGGCTCTGTAATGGGGCCCCATCCGTTCCCAACGATTGTCCGGGATTTCCAGGCGGTGATTTCCCAGGAAATCAAGAGCCAGATGCTGGCGAAGGAAGGCCGTCTGCCCGATGTGGTCATGGCCTGCGTGGGCGGCGGTTCCAACGCCATTGGCAGTTTCTATCATTTTATTGAAGATAAAGAAGTCAAGCTGATCGGCTGCGAAGCCGCCGGCCGTGGCATCGATACCTTTGAGACGGCAGCCACCATCAATACGGGTCGCCTGGGTATCTTCCATGGCATGAAGTCTTATTTCTGTCAGGATGAAAACGGTCAGATTGCGCCGGTGTATTCCATTTCCGCCGGGCTTGATTACCCCGGTGTAGGACCGGAACATGCCCATCTGCACGATATCGGCCGTGCTGAGTATGTAGCTGTCACCGATGACGAAGCGGTGGATGCTTTTGAATATCTGTCCCGCATGGAGGGCATCATTCCTGCCATCGAGTCCAGCCATGCCATTGCCTATGCCATGAAGCTGGCACCGAAGATGGATAAGGACAAGATCATCGTTGTAACTGTATCTGGCCGGGGCGACAAGGACTGCGCCGCCATTGCCCGCTATCGGGGGGAGGATATCCATGAGTAA
- a CDS encoding serine dehydratase subunit alpha family protein, translating to MKKNCPTYKNYVEILKRELVPAMGCTEPIAIAYCAAKARAALGQLPDKVTIAASGNIIKNVKSVIVPNTGGRKGIEAAAAIGIVAGDETAGLEVIAHAQEADKARLGDYLAHTEINVEFAQSEHVLDIIVKVSKGTDNAEVQVVNEHTNIVKIVRNGEILLEKEIVPVVDNGKPDYECLTIEDIYDFAMTCDLEDVRAILDRQIAYNTAIADEGLKNDYGANIGKTLLKAYGNAVHIRARARAAAGSDARMNGCELPVVINSGSGNQGMTVSLPVIEYAKELGADKEKLYRALLLANLVTLHEKEGIGRLSAYCGAVSAGAGAGAGIAWLCSGDYKTVIHTIVNALAITSGIVCDGAKASCAAKISAAVDAGILGFEMYRNGQQFYGGDGLVEKGVENTIRNISRLGRIGMKETDKEIISMMIGK from the coding sequence ATGAAAAAGAATTGCCCCACCTATAAGAATTATGTGGAAATCCTCAAGCGTGAACTCGTGCCGGCAATGGGCTGCACGGAACCCATCGCCATCGCCTACTGCGCCGCCAAAGCCCGGGCGGCGCTTGGCCAGTTGCCGGATAAAGTCACCATCGCCGCCAGCGGCAACATCATCAAGAACGTAAAGAGCGTCATCGTTCCCAATACGGGAGGCCGCAAGGGCATCGAAGCCGCTGCCGCCATCGGCATCGTAGCCGGCGATGAGACAGCAGGGTTAGAAGTCATCGCCCATGCCCAGGAAGCTGACAAAGCCAGACTCGGTGATTATCTTGCCCATACGGAAATCAACGTAGAATTTGCCCAGTCCGAACACGTACTGGACATCATCGTCAAGGTCAGTAAGGGCACGGACAATGCCGAAGTCCAGGTAGTCAATGAGCACACCAATATCGTCAAGATTGTCCGTAATGGCGAAATCCTGTTGGAAAAGGAAATCGTCCCGGTCGTTGATAACGGCAAGCCGGACTACGAATGCCTGACCATTGAAGATATCTATGACTTTGCCATGACCTGTGACCTTGAGGATGTCCGTGCCATCCTTGACCGGCAGATTGCCTATAACACGGCGATTGCCGACGAGGGGCTGAAAAATGATTACGGAGCCAATATCGGCAAGACGCTTTTGAAGGCCTATGGCAATGCTGTGCACATCCGCGCCCGGGCCAGGGCGGCTGCCGGTTCCGATGCCCGCATGAACGGCTGCGAACTGCCTGTGGTCATCAATTCCGGCAGCGGCAACCAGGGCATGACCGTATCCCTGCCCGTCATCGAGTATGCAAAGGAATTGGGCGCCGATAAGGAAAAGCTCTACCGCGCCCTGCTGCTGGCCAATCTCGTCACCCTCCACGAAAAGGAAGGCATCGGCCGCCTGTCCGCCTATTGCGGTGCCGTCAGCGCCGGAGCAGGTGCTGGCGCCGGCATCGCCTGGCTCTGCAGCGGTGACTACAAGACCGTCATCCATACCATCGTCAACGCCCTGGCCATCACATCCGGCATCGTCTGCGACGGTGCCAAAGCCTCCTGCGCCGCCAAGATTTCGGCTGCTGTGGATGCCGGCATCCTGGGCTTTGAGATGTACCGCAATGGCCAGCAGTTCTACGGCGGTGATGGCCTCGTCGAAAAAGGCGTGGAAAACACCATCCGCAACATCAGCCGCCTGGGCCGCATCGGCATGAAGGAAACCGACAAGGAAATCATCAGCATGATGATTGGCAAATAA
- a CDS encoding phosphatase PAP2 family protein, translating to MYGPEMQGFWPALDSQVFFFFNGLLGENMTFRYFTAFTNLRFFDTISFLTMLGIFGWHYRKMDKAGRRWMMAMGMVILLTAVIGKQFDLAWNVERPSPTKFFTELGVPVLRVSELTGWPAKDWSGSSFPGDHGMCLIIFCFYMLRYFGWRTFMAGLAVVLFFSLPRVMSGAHWVSDIAVGAVSVNLIVLSWMLLTPAADKIINWLLQKYNEKILKGESVK from the coding sequence GTGTATGGTCCGGAGATGCAGGGCTTCTGGCCGGCGCTGGACAGTCAGGTGTTTTTCTTCTTTAATGGACTGTTGGGCGAAAATATGACTTTTCGCTATTTTACAGCCTTTACCAATTTACGCTTTTTTGACACCATTAGTTTTTTGACCATGCTAGGGATTTTTGGCTGGCATTACCGGAAAATGGACAAGGCTGGCCGGCGCTGGATGATGGCGATGGGGATGGTTATACTGCTGACTGCCGTGATTGGTAAGCAGTTTGACCTGGCTTGGAATGTGGAGCGTCCCAGCCCCACTAAGTTTTTTACAGAACTTGGGGTGCCTGTGCTCAGAGTGTCGGAGCTGACTGGCTGGCCTGCCAAGGATTGGTCTGGTTCCAGTTTTCCGGGGGATCATGGCATGTGCCTGATCATCTTCTGCTTCTATATGTTGCGTTATTTTGGCTGGCGTACTTTTATGGCGGGGCTGGCAGTGGTATTGTTCTTCTCTCTGCCCCGTGTGATGTCAGGTGCCCATTGGGTTAGCGATATTGCTGTCGGCGCAGTCAGCGTCAATCTTATCGTGCTCAGCTGGATGCTGTTGACACCGGCGGCGGATAAGATCATCAACTGGCTGCTGCAGAAATATAATGAGAAGATATTGAAGGGAGAGTCTGTAAAATGA
- the serC gene encoding 3-phosphoserine/phosphohydroxythreonine transaminase encodes MEANRVYNFNPGPATLPLSVLKEAQAEFLNFGESGMSILEISHRAKPYAAVHAQAKADIKELMGLGDDYEVLFCQGGASQQFAMIPLNFASKEHPGNYVLSGSFASKAYKEAELLGVGEIAASSKDRDFKHIPIQEELKINPEAAYLHLCYNNTIYGTEYHYIPETNGVPLFADMSSDMLSRPLDFKKFDFIYAGVQKNLGPAGVVLVVAKKELLATSPKTLPTMFRYSTFLEKDSLYNTPPAFCIYMVGKVAAWIKAQGGLEEMAKRNEKKAAVVYNAIDSSDGFYRGHADKDSRSFMNVTFRLPSEELEAKFVKEALEQGLSGVKGHRSVGGMRASIYNAMPYEGAEKLAQFMDKFRKENA; translated from the coding sequence ATGGAAGCAAATCGCGTGTATAACTTTAATCCCGGCCCGGCTACACTGCCGTTATCCGTACTCAAGGAAGCTCAGGCAGAGTTCCTGAACTTCGGCGAAAGCGGCATGTCCATTCTGGAAATCAGCCATCGGGCTAAGCCTTATGCTGCTGTCCATGCTCAGGCTAAAGCCGATATCAAGGAACTGATGGGGCTCGGTGACGATTATGAAGTCCTGTTCTGCCAGGGCGGTGCCAGCCAGCAGTTCGCTATGATTCCCCTGAACTTTGCCAGCAAAGAACATCCCGGCAATTATGTGCTGTCCGGCAGCTTTGCTTCCAAGGCCTATAAAGAGGCGGAACTCTTAGGCGTGGGCGAGATTGCTGCTTCCAGCAAGGATCGTGACTTCAAGCATATTCCCATCCAGGAAGAGCTGAAGATCAACCCGGAAGCCGCCTATCTGCACCTTTGCTATAACAATACCATCTATGGTACGGAATACCATTATATCCCGGAAACCAATGGCGTTCCCCTCTTTGCGGATATGTCCTCGGATATGCTCTCCCGCCCGCTGGATTTCAAGAAATTCGACTTCATCTATGCCGGCGTGCAGAAAAACCTCGGCCCGGCCGGCGTAGTGCTGGTGGTGGCCAAGAAAGAACTGCTGGCCACGAGCCCCAAGACGCTGCCGACCATGTTCCGTTACAGCACCTTCCTGGAAAAGGATTCCCTCTACAATACGCCGCCGGCATTCTGCATCTACATGGTGGGCAAGGTTGCCGCCTGGATCAAAGCTCAGGGAGGCCTTGAAGAAATGGCCAAACGCAACGAGAAGAAGGCTGCTGTGGTCTACAACGCCATCGACAGCTCTGACGGCTTCTATCGCGGCCATGCCGACAAAGACAGCCGTTCCTTCATGAATGTGACCTTCCGTCTGCCCAGCGAAGAACTCGAAGCAAAATTCGTGAAAGAAGCTCTGGAACAGGGCCTCAGCGGTGTCAAGGGCCATCGCAGCGTCGGCGGCATGCGCGCTTCCATCTACAACGCCATGCCCTATGAAGGCGCTGAAAAACTCGCCCAGTTCATGGACAAATTCCGCAAGGAAAATGCATAA
- a CDS encoding ACT domain-containing protein gives MKLVVTVVGKDRVGIIAMVSQILAENNVNILSINQNILDGYFNMILIAEISSSKIKLVDLQKKLKESGQEINVDIKAQHADIFNVMHNI, from the coding sequence ATGAAACTTGTAGTAACTGTAGTAGGCAAAGACCGCGTAGGTATTATCGCCATGGTCAGTCAGATCTTAGCCGAGAACAATGTCAACATTCTGTCTATCAACCAGAACATCCTCGATGGTTATTTCAACATGATCCTGATTGCTGAAATCAGCAGCAGCAAGATCAAGCTGGTGGACCTGCAGAAGAAGCTCAAGGAAAGCGGTCAGGAAATCAATGTGGATATCAAGGCTCAGCATGCCGATATCTTCAATGTCATGCACAATATCTGA
- the trpA gene encoding tryptophan synthase subunit alpha: protein MSNIANAFKNGKAFIPFFTCGFPDMETSKAAIRAAVENGADLIELGIPFSDPTAEGPVIQRSTLGALKNGVTTNKIFKMVKELRQDVKIPLVFMTYANVVFSYGGEDFFAKCQEVGIDGLILPDLPYEEKEEFASLSEKYGVDLISMIAPTSHERIAMIAKEATGFIYVVSSLGVTGVRKEITTNLAEMVEAIRKVTDVPCAIGFGIANPDQSKKMAKIADGVIVGSAIVKLLEKYGKEAPEYVGAYVRSMHPKNLL from the coding sequence ATGAGTAATATCGCAAACGCATTCAAGAACGGCAAAGCCTTTATTCCCTTTTTTACCTGCGGTTTCCCGGATATGGAGACCAGCAAGGCGGCTATCCGCGCGGCCGTGGAGAACGGCGCGGACCTGATTGAGCTGGGCATCCCGTTCTCCGATCCTACAGCGGAAGGCCCGGTAATCCAGCGTTCCACGTTGGGGGCGCTCAAGAATGGCGTCACGACCAATAAGATATTCAAGATGGTCAAGGAATTGCGGCAGGATGTAAAGATTCCGCTGGTCTTTATGACCTATGCCAATGTGGTATTCTCCTATGGCGGGGAAGATTTCTTCGCCAAATGTCAGGAAGTCGGCATTGATGGCCTGATCCTGCCGGACCTGCCCTATGAAGAAAAGGAAGAATTTGCCAGCCTCAGCGAAAAATACGGCGTGGATCTGATTTCCATGATTGCGCCGACATCCCATGAGCGCATTGCCATGATTGCCAAGGAGGCAACAGGTTTTATCTATGTGGTCAGCAGTCTTGGGGTTACGGGCGTGCGCAAGGAAATCACGACGAATCTGGCGGAAATGGTGGAAGCCATCCGCAAGGTCACGGATGTGCCCTGTGCTATCGGCTTTGGTATCGCCAATCCCGATCAGTCCAAGAAGATGGCCAAGATTGCCGACGGCGTGATTGTCGGTTCGGCCATCGTGAAGCTGTTGGAAAAATACGGAAAAGAAGCACCGGAATACGTGGGTGCCTATGTGCGCTCCATGCATCCGAAAAATTTACTGTAA